Below is a window of Anaerolineales bacterium DNA.
CCTGTAAAATCTGAAAACCTGGCGATGATGGGCGGGTACCAGAAGATCGAGCCCATGCTGGCGCGTACACTGCTTGGGTGATATGGATCGGTGCAGTATTGGTCATGCTCTGGATCGTCCAACAGCAACAAACCACTGGCACCTACGGCATCAATGGTGCGCAGGATGGCCCCGATATTACCCGGATCCTGCGGGGCAACCAGGGCTACACCCCATGGGAAATTCAGCTCAGAGAGATCATCCAGGGATAATTTAGGCTTATGCACAACCGCCATGATGCCTTGTGGGTTGTCTTTACCCGCCAGGCTGCTAAAGGTATCCCTATCAACAGCCAAACACGGGATCCCGTGCTGGGATTGATCCTGGATCAGCCGGGATCCAAACTCACTGTTTAGCAGGTCAGGTGCGTAGCAGATATATTCTACCGTTGCGCCTGCATCTACGGCTTCACCGGCGTGGCGAATGCCTTCGGCAACAAAAAGCCCGGTTTGCTCACGTTCCTTGCGGTGAGCCAACAATTGCCGAACCTGCTTAATTTTCGGGTTGTTTCGGCTGGTGAGAATCGTCATTCTGGTTCAGCGGGATCCAGGTCAGTACCGAGGTACCCTTGCCAGGTTCAGAATTTACCTCAATGTCACCCCCCATTTTACGGGCGCGGGTACGCATATTAGCCAGGCCATGACCCAGCACCAGGCGCGTTTTGGTTAAGTCAAATCCCACACCATCATCGGTCACTTCCATCAGCACCCTGCCAGGTGCCGTCCACAGGTTTATCTTAGCCTGATGAGCCTGGGCGTGCTTGGCGATATTGGCGAGTGCCTCCTGGGAAATGTGGAACAAGGCTGTAGATATGGTGGTTGGAAGGATCATAGTGCCGCTATCCGGCCCGCTGAACGAAATTTCCAGCTCGGTATTTGCCCGGGTTTCGTCAATTAGACGCTGCAGGCTGTCAACCAGGTTCTCACCCCGGAACTGTCGCGGCCTCAAATCCATGATATAGGTACGGATATCGCGGATGGTGCTGTTCAGCCCATCAATGGCCTGTTCAAGCTTCATCAATGCCTTGTTGGGATTGGTTTCAACTTCCATGCGGGCATAATCCAACGCCAACCCAACAGCATAGATGGACTGGATGATGCCATCGTGCAGGTCCATGCCAATGCGCTCCCGTTCCTCCAGCACGGCAAGCCTGCGCCCTTGTTGGTTCAGGCGAGCATTTTCGATGGCAGTGCCAGCCCAAACACCTATGGAGGTGAGCAGGTTAATCTCACGGGGCTCAAGAGGCTGTAGCTTGCGCGTGGCAATGCCCATGACGCCGACAACATTGGCGCGCGACACCAGCGGGATGCAAGCAAGGCACTGGAAACCAGCATTGACCACCTGCTTGCGCAGGAAGCGCACATCCTGGCGCAACGAACTGGTAACAAGAGGCTTCGCACTCTCGGCTACAAGCCCAACAAAACCTTCACCTACCCTGAACTGGTCCTTAGTCCAGAAGGCATCGCCAGCTTCGCCGCGGTGGATGGCCATCCGCAGGGATAATCCATCTTCCTCGGTCAGGAATATCTCGCCCGCCTCGACCCCCAGGTAGGACATGACATGCTCGAGTGTCTTTTCAAGGATGACATCGATCTCGGGGGTGCCTGCGAGCATCTCCCCAATGTCATTGAGCAGCTTGAGGTCCCGGTTGCGCTGCAAGAGTGTATCATCCCGCTGCTCCAATTCGCGGAACATGCGAGCGTTGACGATGGCTACGGCTGCATAGGCAGCCAACATCTCAATCACGCGCTCATCATCACGCGTGAATTCACTGTAATCTTCCTTATCGGTCAGATAGATCTGGCCTAAGAGCTGGCCACCGGACAGGATGGGCACACCCAGGAAGGAGGTCATGGCTGGGTGGTAAGGCGGAAAGCCGACACTGCGTTGATCATGGGAGATATCGGCAACCCGAATAGTGCGCTGCTCCTTGGCAATGGCGCCAATCAAGCCCAACCCAATTGGCGGGTGGTCCATCTGCCGCATCTCTTCCGAAGTCATACCGACCGGTATGAAATGGACCAGCTTCCCCTGGTCATCCAACACACCTAAGGCGGCATAGCGTGCTCCAGCCTGCTCACGGGCTAGCTGGGCGATACGCTCCAACACCACTTCAAGGGATAAATCACTGACCAGCTCAAGGCTGGCGCGATGTAAAGCCACCAAGCGAGCTTCAATTTGCTCACGAGTTAACAAGACCATCTAAGGAACCTCACCACGCAGGTATTTTACCTTAATTGGTGATGTTTGACTAATATTGCCTATGACATTAGTCACCCAGCAGCAATAAAAGGTAGGATCGCAGTAAAATATCCGGGGAGGTGCGCATGACAAACCACGTATTGGTCTTTAAAAGCAGCCCAAGGGTGAAGGGAAATAGCAGCCTGCTAGCTGAAAAAGCAGCCGAAGGCGCTAAGGATGCTGGGGGCCTGGTAGAGAGCTTCTCGCTACATCAGCTGGATATCCGCCCATGTGATGCCTGTGACATCTGCCAGGAGACGGGGGTGTGCGTGCTCAAGGATGATATGCAAGAGCTCTATCCCAAGCTGCGGGCTGCC
It encodes the following:
- a CDS encoding RNA methyltransferase, coding for MTILTSRNNPKIKQVRQLLAHRKEREQTGLFVAEGIRHAGEAVDAGATVEYICYAPDLLNSEFGSRLIQDQSQHGIPCLAVDRDTFSSLAGKDNPQGIMAVVHKPKLSLDDLSELNFPWGVALVAPQDPGNIGAILRTIDAVGASGLLLLDDPEHDQYCTDPYHPSSVRASMGSIFWYPPIIARFSDFTGWAKSHCYSIYGTSVHATADYRQIEPISISLILLMGSEREGLKPSQASICDHMLKIPMQGRVTSLNLAVATGVMLYSILEKKS